The following nucleotide sequence is from Nitratidesulfovibrio termitidis HI1.
ATGCTGGGCTGGCGCAGGGGGCGCGACTGGTCGCTGAACCACCGCGAGGGCATCGCCATCGTGGCCCTGGGGTGGCTTGTAGCCGGTGTGGCGGGCGGCGCGCCCTACGTGCTGGCGGGCATCTGCGACTGGACCGACGCGGTGTTCGAATCCGTTTCCGGGTTCACCACCACCGGGGCCTCCATCCTTACCGACATCGAGGCGGTGGCCCCCAGCCTGCTGTTCTGGCGGTCTTTCACCCACTGGCTGGGCGGCATGGGCATCATCGTGTTGTCGCTGGCCGTGCTGCCGTTTCTGGGCGTGGGGGGCATGCAGCTGTACCGGGCCGAGGTGCCCGGCCCGACTCCGGACAAGCTGAAGCCGCGCATCAAGGATACCGCCGCCGTGCTGTGGCAGGTGTACCTGCTGCTCACGGTGGTTCAGACGGCCCTGCTGTGCGCGGGCGGCATGAACCTGTTCGACGCCTCCACCCATACCTTCGCCACGCTGGCCACCGGCGGCTTTTCCACCCGCAACGCCTCCGTGGGACACTACGACAGCCCGTTCATCCAGTGGACCATTGTCGTGTTCATGTTTCTGGCGGGCGCGAATTTCGCCCTGCACTTCAAGGTGTTGCAGGGCAGGCCGGGGGCGTTGCTGCGCGACGCGGAATTCCGCTTCTATGCCGTGCTGGTGGGGGGAGCCACGCTGGCTGTCGCCGCCGGGCTGTACGGCGGACATTACGCGGACGCGGAATCGTCCCTGCGTGCGGCGGCCTTTCAGGTGGTGTCCATCTGCACTACCACCGGCTTTGCCACGGCAGACTACGAGATGTGGCCCCACCTGGCGCAGGGCCTGCTGCTGTTCTTCATGTTCCTGGGCGGCTGCGCAGGGTCCACCGGCGGCGGCCTGAAGTGCATGCGGGTAATGGTGCTGCTGCGCCTGGCCCATCAGGAGCTGTTCCGGCTGGTGCATCCGCGTGCGGTGCGCCACCTGAAGCTGGGCGGTCGCACCGTGCCGCAGGATGTGGTTTCCGGCGTGGTGGGCTTTTTCGTGCTGTACATTTCGGTGTTCGCCGGGGTGGGCATCATACTCACCGCCCTCGGCATTGACGTGCTGACGGCGTTTTCCGCCACGGCCTCGTGCCTCGGCAACGTGGGCCCGGCGTTCGGCAGCCTGGGCCCCACGGAGAATTACGCGCATTTGCCGGGGCTGGCCAAGTGGCTGCTTTCACTGTGCATGCTGCTGGGACGCCTGGAAATCTACACCATTCTCGTGCTGTTCCTGCCAGAATACTGGCGCAGGTAGACGGCTCGTGCCGCATGTGTCGCATGCGACACATCAAATATGCCCCGCCCGCTGCTACGGGTGGGACGGCGAACAGCAAAAACGCCCCGACCTTGCGGTCGGGGCGCCGTGCATTCTGGCTTGGAGGAACCCGGCTTAGGCAAGCTGCTTCAGCAGAGTGTCCTTGATGGAGTCGATGGAGCCTTCGCCATCGAGCTCGATGTACCTGGTCACGCCCTTGGCGGCGAGATCCTTGTAGAAGTAGGCGGCGGCCAGGGTGCCGTCCACGGTGTTGTAGTAGATGTCGTGGCGCTTGCCGATGGCGCCTTCATCCTGGTCGTCGGCACGGGCGGACAGGCTGCCGCCACACACCCGGCACTCGTCGCCGTTGGGCTTGATGGCGTCGATGAAGATGTTGTTCGGGTGGTTGTTGTCGTTCTTGCAGAGGCGGCGGCCCATGATGCGGTTCTTGGCCACTTCGCGGGGCAGCAGGATTTCGATGACGTAATCCAGCTTCAGACCTTCGGCCTGAAGGGCGTCCCACAGCTTCTGGGCCTGCACCATGTTGCGGGGAAAGCCGTCGAGCAGCCAGCCGTTGGGGCCGGCGCCCTTCAGGGTTTCCAGCACCATGGGGATGGTGATGTCGTCGGGCACGAGGTCGCCGCGGTCGATGTATTCCTTGGCCTTCTTGCCGAGTTCGGTGCCGCCGCCGATGTGCTGGCGGAAGATGGCGCCCGATTCGATGTGGGCCAGATCGTACTTCTTCTTGACGAGCGCCCCCTGGGTGCCCTTGCCGCTACCATTGGGACCGAAGATGAGGATATTCACCCCGAACCTCCTTGTAATAATTTTCACGAGTGATTACCGCGAAGGCCGCCCCTCTGTCAATCAATGCCCCTGAAAGCTCGTGAGAAATGTCCGAAATGCGGGGAGATTGCACGGGCGGCAAATGGGCGGAACGATCATGCGGAGTTGGCGGTCCGGGCGGTGGAGCGGGGCGGGATGCGACCATCGGGGCTGACAGGTCGCGGCGCAGGCCGGGGAGCAGGCAGGGTCGTCCCCTTCCGGCGCGGAATCATCCCGGTGGAAGTTGGGCCATGGAGGGGGGAACCCGGATGCGGGAAGTGCGGTCAGACCTGTTCCGGCACGGAGGCGGACGCATGAAATTCGATGCCTCCTGCGCCTTCCTTGCAACGGTCGCCGGTGTCGGACATGGGAAGTACCCGCGCAGCCTTGCCGCCGGGAAATTGCACCCAGGCTCCGCCATGTCCGGCGTGCCATGCCGCATCAAGATCCATCAGGCTGGCGGCCAGCGGCTGGCCGGGGCCAAGCCTGTCCAGCATGCGCTTGTACAGGCGCAGGCGTGCCGCGCGGTGCAGGCCGCACAGGGTGCGGGCAGGCAGAAGGATGCGTTGCGGCGGGTCGGCGGCCGCAGTGGACGGCGCACCGGCACGGGGCGCACCGCACGTCGCGACGGGCTGGGCGGGAGCATGAGCAGGGCGATTGCCCTCCGCGGGGCCTGCCTGCGCATGGTCCAGGTGGCAGGTCCAGTAGTCCGCATCGCAGCGGGCCAGTTCCCACAGCGAGCGGACGGCCTCGCCCAGGGCCGGGTTTTCCGCGCGCAGCAGGGGCAGCACCTGGTGGCGCAGCCGGTTGCGGCGATAGGCCGGGTCGGCGTTGGACGGGTCGCGCACGGGCTGCACGCCAAGGTCGGCCAGAAAGGCGTCGATGTCGCAGCGTTCCGTTGTCAGCAGGGGCCGCAGGATGCGCCGTGACGGGTCAAGGGCGGCCATGCCTCCCAGGCCGGGCCAACCGGTGCCGCGCACCAGCCGCAGCAGCACGTCCTCGCACAGGTCGTCGGCCTGATGGGCGGTGCAGATCCAGTCCGCGCCGGTGCGCTGGCGCTCTGCTTCGAAAAAGGCGTAGCGGGCGCGCCGTCCGGCGTCTTCCAGGCCGCAGCGTTCCCGCGCCGCACATCCGGCCACGTCCGCCCGCTTCGCGTTGCAGGGCACGCCCAGACGGCGGCACAGCGCGGACACGGCGCGGGCTTCGTCCGCGGATTCCGGGCGCAGCCCATGGTCCAGCACGGCGGCATGCAGGCGCAGTCCCAGCCGGGGCGCCAGCCAGCGCAGGACCAGCAGCAGGCACAGCGAGTCGGCCCCGCCGGAAACACCCACCACCAGCGAAAGGCCGGGCGCGGGGGATACCTGCGCATCCGCAGTCCCGGCCATCCGCGCGGGTGCGGGAACGCCACCGTCAGGCCTTGTCCCGCGCAGCAGTTCCCCGGTCAGAAAATCCCCCACGCGCAGGCAAAAGCGCGCCGCAGGCGGCGGCAGATCCTGCAGGCGCAGGGGGAGCCGTTCCGGCAGCAGCGGGTGCGCCGCGAGGGCAGGGGGGGCTTGCGGGGTAGCGGTATGGGGCATGGCAGGCCTGCGGACGAAAGGGAAAGGCCCGGCGGAAGGGCCGGGGCGGGGAGACCGGATAGGTATCGGGAGTGGCTGCGCGGAGGGCGTGCCGCGTCGCGGGCAGGCGAGGGCGCGCCACCGCTCCGGCACTACACCGCTATGCCCAGGTCCGCCAGCAGACCGTCCAGATAGTCGATCATGTGCGCCCGCAGTTCGGGCGAGGCGTAGGCGATGCACTCGCAGCGCAGCATGCCCCGCGCCCGCACCAGCAGTTCCATGCGCAGGGCGTCGTCGTCGGCTTCCAGCGCCAGGCAGAACGGGCCGCAGCGTTCACTGTGGGCCACCTGCACGGGCGTAAGATGCTGCTGCGGCACGGGCAGCCAGTACAGGCCGTCCATGCCCGCGCCAAGGTCCATTTCGTGCAGCCGCGCGCGTACTGCGGCGATGTCGGCTGAGGTCAGGTCGTCGATGCGGTAGGTGCGCATGGGGTCTCTTATGCGTCGTCGTGTTGCTGCGGGTGCTTGCGGTCGCTGTGGGCGTCTTCGGGCACGTCGTCGCCGTCCAGGTTGAACATGCGGCGGGTGATGTCGATGTACCGGGTTCCGGCTTCTTCCTCGTCGAAGCGGCGCTTCAGGAAGGTGATGGGCTCGTGGTTCACCTTCTTGACGATGGCGCACAGCATGGCCTGCAAGGCTTCGCGGGTGGCGTCGTCCACCGGGCCAAGGCGTTTCAGGGTGCGGGCCAGTTCGTCCTGGGCAATGCGTTCGCTGCGTCGCAACAGGTCCACGATGGTGGGTTGCAGGTCCAGCGACTTCAGCCATTTGGCGAAGTTGCCCGCTTCCTCCTCCACGATGGAGCGGGCCTTGGCCGCCTCGTCGCGGCGTTGCGCCATGTTTTCCTCGACCACCTCTTTCAGGTCGTCGATGTCGTACAGGTAGACGTTGTCCAGGTTGTTGACGTCGGGGTCGATGTCGCGCGGCACGGCGATGTCGATGAAGAACATGGGCCGGTTCTTGCGGCGCTTCAATACGTCCTTGATGTCCCGCGCCCGGATGATCGGCTCGTGCGCGCCGGTGGAACTGATGATGATGTCCGCCTCGGCCAGCCGCACGAACAGGTCCTGGAACAGCACCGCCTCGCCCTTGAACTGTTTGGCCAGTTGCAGGCCGCGTTCGAAGGTGCGGTTGGCCACCATGATCTCGCGGATGCCGGAATTGAGCAGGTGGGTGGCCGCCAGTTCCGCCATTTCGCCCGCGCCGATCAGCATGGCCTTGTACTGCGACATCTCGCCGAAGATGCGCTTGGCCAGTTCCACCGCCGCGTAGCTGATGGACACGGCGCTGGAGGCCACGGCGGTTTCGGTGCGTACCCGCTTGGCTACGGAAAAGGCCTTGTGCAGCAGGCGGTTCAGCACCACGCGGGTGGCGTTGCGGCCCACGGCCTTGCGGTAGGCGTCCTTGAGCTGGCCGAGGATCTGCGGTTCGCCCACCACCATGGAATCGAGGCTGGAGGCCACGCTGAACAGGTGGCGCACCGCGTCGATGCCCTTGTGCACGTAAACGAAGGGCTCCAGGTCGCCGCGCTGCTGGCCGCGTGCGGCGGCCCAGCAGTCCAGAACACGCTCGGGCACGCCGGAACCGTTGCCCACGGCCATGATTTCCACGCGGTTGCAGGTGGACAGGATGACCACTTCGGAAATGTCGTCACCGGTGGGCACCACCCCCTGTTCAAGGACGGTACAGTCGGTGAGGGCGAACCGTTCACGCACTTCAACGCTGGCGGTGCGGTGGTTGAGGCCGATGAGATAGATTTCCTGATCCATGTGATCTCTGTGCTTCGCGGGGCGCGTCTTGTGGTCCGCTGGGTTGGCGGCGTGCGCCGCCTGCTCCGGGTTGCGGGTCATGGTTCCTGCGGGGTGCGGCTATTGCGGGTTGAAGCTGTGGTGCGTGGTCATCAGGAAGTTGACCCCCAGCAGCGAGAACACGCATACCGCGAAGATCCAGATGGCCATGACGGCGGTCTTGCGGCCCCGCCAGCCCAGCGCCAGCCGCTGGTGGAACAGCACGGCGAACATGCACCACACCACCAGCGAGACGATTTCCTTGGGGTCCCACGACAGCATCTTGCCCCAGGCTATGCGCGCCCACACGAACCCGGAAACCATGCCCAGCGTGAACAGCGGAAAGCCCGCCATCACCGCGAGGTGGTTCACCCTGTCGAAGGCGGAAAGCGCGGGCAGGTCGCGGTCGAAGCCGGAAAGGCGCGTCTTGTGCTTCAGCTTGCGGTCCATGTACAGGAACAGCAGCCCGGCCCCGAAGGCCATGGTCATCAGGCTGAAGCTGAGAAACAGCGTGCCGATGTGCAGGCCAAAGAACAGGCCGGACATGGCGGGCGGCAGCTTGCTCTGCACGTCGGCCAGCATGAACGACGAAACGTAGAACACCAGCGCCACCGGCGAGGCGGTAAGCCCCAGGAATTCCAGGCGCAGGCGCCACCAGACAAAGAAATAGATCAGCAGCAGGCTCCACGAGAGCATGCGGAAATAGTAGGCCTTTTCCAGTATCTGCCAGGTCTGCCCCTGCATGGACAACCCCAGCATGACGGTGTGCAGGGCAAAGCCCGCCAGCGTCAGCCATTGCGAAAGGCGCTTCAGCCTGTCGCGCCGGGCCAGCAGGCCCACGGCGATGCATACCGTGCC
It contains:
- a CDS encoding adenylate kinase — translated: MNILIFGPNGSGKGTQGALVKKKYDLAHIESGAIFRQHIGGGTELGKKAKEYIDRGDLVPDDITIPMVLETLKGAGPNGWLLDGFPRNMVQAQKLWDALQAEGLKLDYVIEILLPREVAKNRIMGRRLCKNDNNHPNNIFIDAIKPNGDECRVCGGSLSARADDQDEGAIGKRHDIYYNTVDGTLAAAYFYKDLAAKGVTRYIELDGEGSIDSIKDTLLKQLA
- the hemA gene encoding glutamyl-tRNA reductase, whose protein sequence is MDQEIYLIGLNHRTASVEVRERFALTDCTVLEQGVVPTGDDISEVVILSTCNRVEIMAVGNGSGVPERVLDCWAAARGQQRGDLEPFVYVHKGIDAVRHLFSVASSLDSMVVGEPQILGQLKDAYRKAVGRNATRVVLNRLLHKAFSVAKRVRTETAVASSAVSISYAAVELAKRIFGEMSQYKAMLIGAGEMAELAATHLLNSGIREIMVANRTFERGLQLAKQFKGEAVLFQDLFVRLAEADIIISSTGAHEPIIRARDIKDVLKRRKNRPMFFIDIAVPRDIDPDVNNLDNVYLYDIDDLKEVVEENMAQRRDEAAKARSIVEEEAGNFAKWLKSLDLQPTIVDLLRRSERIAQDELARTLKRLGPVDDATREALQAMLCAIVKKVNHEPITFLKRRFDEEEAGTRYIDITRRMFNLDGDDVPEDAHSDRKHPQQHDDA
- a CDS encoding TrkH family potassium uptake protein; its protein translation is MHASTVCHAVGALLCCLAASMAVPLGVGLWYGDAGVWPLFHSLWGTGLVGCLLMLGWRRGRDWSLNHREGIAIVALGWLVAGVAGGAPYVLAGICDWTDAVFESVSGFTTTGASILTDIEAVAPSLLFWRSFTHWLGGMGIIVLSLAVLPFLGVGGMQLYRAEVPGPTPDKLKPRIKDTAAVLWQVYLLLTVVQTALLCAGGMNLFDASTHTFATLATGGFSTRNASVGHYDSPFIQWTIVVFMFLAGANFALHFKVLQGRPGALLRDAEFRFYAVLVGGATLAVAAGLYGGHYADAESSLRAAAFQVVSICTTTGFATADYEMWPHLAQGLLLFFMFLGGCAGSTGGGLKCMRVMVLLRLAHQELFRLVHPRAVRHLKLGGRTVPQDVVSGVVGFFVLYISVFAGVGIILTALGIDVLTAFSATASCLGNVGPAFGSLGPTENYAHLPGLAKWLLSLCMLLGRLEIYTILVLFLPEYWRR
- a CDS encoding cytochrome C assembly family protein encodes the protein MSSLELLSIAIIMLYVLGTVCIAVGLLARRDRLKRLSQWLTLAGFALHTVMLGLSMQGQTWQILEKAYYFRMLSWSLLLIYFFVWWRLRLEFLGLTASPVALVFYVSSFMLADVQSKLPPAMSGLFFGLHIGTLFLSFSLMTMAFGAGLLFLYMDRKLKHKTRLSGFDRDLPALSAFDRVNHLAVMAGFPLFTLGMVSGFVWARIAWGKMLSWDPKEIVSLVVWCMFAVLFHQRLALGWRGRKTAVMAIWIFAVCVFSLLGVNFLMTTHHSFNPQ
- the tilS gene encoding tRNA lysidine(34) synthetase TilS; protein product: MPHTATPQAPPALAAHPLLPERLPLRLQDLPPPAARFCLRVGDFLTGELLRGTRPDGGVPAPARMAGTADAQVSPAPGLSLVVGVSGGADSLCLLLVLRWLAPRLGLRLHAAVLDHGLRPESADEARAVSALCRRLGVPCNAKRADVAGCAARERCGLEDAGRRARYAFFEAERQRTGADWICTAHQADDLCEDVLLRLVRGTGWPGLGGMAALDPSRRILRPLLTTERCDIDAFLADLGVQPVRDPSNADPAYRRNRLRHQVLPLLRAENPALGEAVRSLWELARCDADYWTCHLDHAQAGPAEGNRPAHAPAQPVATCGAPRAGAPSTAAADPPQRILLPARTLCGLHRAARLRLYKRMLDRLGPGQPLAASLMDLDAAWHAGHGGAWVQFPGGKAARVLPMSDTGDRCKEGAGGIEFHASASVPEQV